The following are from one region of the Candidatus Bathyanammoxibius amoris genome:
- a CDS encoding 1-deoxy-D-xylulose-5-phosphate reductoisomerase, producing MKNIAILGSTGSIGKNALSVIRSLGAGYSAAALTSNSSWELLAQQAEEFHPKRIAIVDGEGGRRLREKLSGNSVEILSGEGSIEEVVADDGIDFVLSAIVGSAALPATLKAIAHKKDLALANKEALVMAGNIVMTRAREAGISLIPVDSEHSAIFQSLTAGKRDELKRVILTASGGAFRDYPADKLDEVTPEQALDHPTWRMGKKITIDSATLMNKALEIVEARWLFDLKPGEIEVVIHHQSIIHSMVEFQDGSVIAQMGLPDMKLPIQYALTYPERRPAPADTEPLDLGELGTLTFAKPDLDKFPALRLGFRAASDGGTLPAVMNAANEVAVQAFLERKIIFSGITRIVEEVMQRHTIKNEPSLEDIMTVDHWAREETKNAIR from the coding sequence ATGAAAAACATAGCAATACTCGGCTCCACCGGCTCTATCGGTAAAAATGCCCTCAGTGTAATACGTTCCCTGGGGGCGGGGTATTCCGCTGCGGCCCTGACTTCCAACAGCAGCTGGGAACTGCTTGCTCAACAGGCCGAAGAGTTCCACCCAAAGAGGATTGCGATTGTGGATGGAGAGGGAGGCCGGCGTCTCAGGGAAAAACTTTCGGGTAATTCCGTTGAGATACTATCGGGCGAAGGGTCTATAGAAGAGGTCGTTGCGGACGACGGGATAGATTTTGTGCTCTCCGCCATTGTAGGCTCGGCGGCCCTGCCCGCGACGCTTAAGGCCATTGCGCACAAAAAGGACCTGGCGCTTGCGAACAAGGAGGCCCTGGTAATGGCCGGCAACATAGTCATGACACGGGCGAGGGAGGCGGGCATCTCGCTGATTCCCGTAGACAGCGAGCACTCGGCCATATTCCAGTCCCTCACGGCGGGAAAACGTGACGAGCTGAAGAGGGTTATCCTCACCGCCTCGGGCGGCGCCTTTCGCGACTACCCGGCTGATAAACTGGACGAGGTCACGCCCGAGCAGGCGCTTGATCATCCGACGTGGCGGATGGGGAAGAAAATAACAATCGACTCGGCAACATTGATGAACAAGGCCCTCGAAATTGTAGAGGCCCGGTGGCTCTTTGACCTCAAGCCCGGAGAGATAGAGGTTGTGATACACCACCAGTCCATAATCCACTCCATGGTGGAGTTCCAGGATGGCTCAGTGATAGCCCAGATGGGGCTGCCGGACATGAAACTGCCTATACAATACGCGCTGACCTACCCGGAGAGACGTCCCGCGCCCGCCGACACGGAACCTCTGGACCTGGGGGAACTGGGCACACTGACCTTCGCCAAACCCGACCTGGACAAATTCCCCGCGCTCAGGCTGGGCTTCCGGGCGGCCAGCGACGGAGGAACCCTCCCCGCCGTAATGAACGCGGCAAACGAGGTGGCCGTCCAGGCGTTTCTGGAACGAAAGATAATTTTCTCCGGTATAACAAGGATAGTGGAAGAAGTTATGCAAAGACACACAATCAAAAACGAGCCGTCCCTGGAAGACATTATGACCGTCGACCACTGGGCGCGGGAAGAGACAAAGAATGCCATTCGCTGA
- the ispG gene encoding flavodoxin-dependent (E)-4-hydroxy-3-methylbut-2-enyl-diphosphate synthase — translation MIERRRSRAVRVGGVQIGGDAPVSLQSMTKTHTTDIKATVEQIKELEELGCEIIRAAAPTREAARCLGEIKRQVRIPLVADIHFSHRMALDAIEQGVDKIRINPGNMKDRKKVEEVVRAAKNKGVAIRIGVNSGSIRARGEEDAPMADLMVNAVLRYCEHFESLSFRDIVLSLKASDVQTTMDAYRRVAKECDYPLHLGITAAGPASSSIMKSAIGIGGLLSEGIGDTLRVSITGHPTEEIKAGKSILEALGLRETEGWELISCPMCGRCEIDLETIVEEVMSKLPPGKRGLQIAIMGCAVNGPGEAQECDIGIAGGHGFGLLFKRGEMIRKIPESEMVTQLLKELDEMSAPTNGGSGK, via the coding sequence ATGATAGAACGAAGAAGGTCACGGGCCGTACGCGTGGGCGGCGTGCAGATAGGGGGTGATGCCCCCGTGTCGCTGCAGTCAATGACCAAGACCCACACAACGGACATAAAGGCCACCGTAGAGCAGATAAAGGAACTGGAAGAACTTGGTTGCGAGATAATACGGGCGGCCGCGCCTACCAGGGAGGCCGCAAGATGTCTGGGGGAGATTAAGAGGCAGGTACGTATCCCGCTGGTGGCCGATATACACTTCAGCCACAGGATGGCCCTTGACGCCATAGAACAGGGCGTTGATAAGATACGCATCAACCCCGGCAACATGAAGGACCGGAAAAAGGTGGAAGAGGTGGTGCGCGCCGCCAAGAACAAAGGCGTTGCCATCAGGATAGGGGTAAACTCCGGCTCAATACGGGCCCGTGGCGAAGAGGACGCCCCCATGGCCGACCTTATGGTCAATGCCGTCCTTAGATACTGCGAGCACTTTGAATCCCTCAGTTTCAGGGACATCGTCCTCTCACTAAAGGCCTCGGACGTGCAGACCACCATGGACGCCTACCGGCGTGTGGCAAAAGAGTGCGATTACCCCCTCCACCTGGGGATTACGGCGGCAGGCCCCGCCTCGTCTTCAATCATGAAGTCCGCGATAGGAATCGGGGGGCTTCTCTCGGAGGGCATCGGCGACACCCTTCGCGTCAGTATCACCGGTCATCCCACGGAGGAGATAAAGGCCGGCAAGTCCATCCTTGAGGCCCTGGGCCTGCGGGAGACCGAGGGCTGGGAGCTTATCTCATGCCCTATGTGCGGCCGTTGCGAGATCGACCTGGAGACGATCGTGGAAGAGGTGATGTCAAAACTCCCGCCGGGGAAGCGCGGCCTGCAGATAGCCATAATGGGCTGCGCCGTAAACGGCCCGGGCGAGGCGCAGGAGTGCGACATCGGCATCGCCGGCGGTCACGGCTTCGGGCTCCTGTTTAAAAGGGGTGAAATGATACGTAAGATCCCGGAATCGGAGATGGTCACCCAATTGCTGAAAGAACTTGATGAGATGTCCGCCCCCACAAACGGCGGGTCGGGCAAGTGA
- a CDS encoding peptidylprolyl isomerase → MKLFYHIRHAASVVFIAATVFFTQGTLEAERRYVGTIVAVVNDEIITKEDVQRRAARAAAGIMNKYKGRELQRKYAEILQGVLDELIDRQLLVQKAHSIIDKNPYVQEEIEKELDKFIKDAVAEVGSISEFYKIAVKEGINPTEKKVQFRDDLMVEKLLNSYVFNKISISPRDIREYYREHRDEFVVERSVRVAQIVLKFRSYSSKEETWKTAEEIRDRALKGEDFKTLVEEFSEGPRAAQGGVWEFDEVLQMRGKLKRTALVLEKAEISEIVRTGRGLHILMAEEVREVKEPDFQKLQADIKNRLFKQKALKRKREYLAELKENAVIRVVQSR, encoded by the coding sequence TTGAAACTATTCTATCATATTCGACACGCGGCATCCGTCGTGTTTATTGCGGCTACGGTGTTCTTCACGCAGGGCACGCTCGAGGCGGAGAGGCGGTACGTGGGTACAATCGTGGCGGTGGTTAATGACGAGATAATCACCAAGGAGGACGTTCAAAGACGTGCGGCTCGGGCAGCGGCCGGCATTATGAATAAATATAAGGGGCGTGAATTGCAAAGGAAATACGCGGAGATACTTCAAGGTGTCCTCGATGAGCTCATAGACAGGCAATTGCTGGTACAAAAGGCGCACAGCATCATAGACAAAAACCCTTACGTGCAGGAAGAGATTGAGAAGGAACTGGATAAATTTATTAAGGACGCGGTGGCAGAGGTAGGCTCGATAAGCGAGTTCTACAAGATTGCCGTAAAAGAGGGAATCAACCCTACTGAAAAGAAGGTACAGTTCAGGGACGACCTGATGGTTGAAAAGCTGCTGAACTCATACGTATTTAACAAGATAAGCATTTCCCCGAGAGACATCAGGGAGTACTACCGGGAGCACCGGGACGAGTTTGTGGTAGAACGGTCGGTAAGGGTGGCGCAGATAGTCCTTAAGTTCAGGTCTTATTCTTCCAAGGAAGAGACCTGGAAGACGGCGGAAGAGATAAGGGACAGGGCCTTAAAGGGAGAGGATTTTAAGACGCTGGTAGAGGAATTCTCCGAGGGGCCCAGGGCCGCCCAGGGCGGTGTCTGGGAATTCGATGAGGTGCTGCAGATGAGAGGAAAGTTGAAAAGAACCGCCCTCGTGCTGGAGAAAGCCGAGATAAGCGAGATCGTGCGCACCGGCAGGGGCCTCCACATCCTCATGGCAGAGGAGGTCAGGGAAGTCAAGGAGCCGGACTTCCAGAAGTTGCAGGCGGATATAAAAAACAGGCTGTTCAAACAGAAGGCCTTAAAGAGAAAGCGAGAGTACTTAGCAGAGCTTAAAGAGAATGCCGTGATAAGGGTCGTCCAATCGAGATAA
- a CDS encoding alkaline phosphatase family protein, which translates to MVYPKKKVVVIGLDGAPPELIFDRWLDELPTLKRLTSNGIYGRLESTIPSITCPAWASMVTGRNPGRLGIYGFRNRVRYDYGDMSFVDSSWVKEQNVWDVLARCGMRSILLGIPPTYPPRPVNGLLVSCLLAGDTSGAYTFPDGFKKEVEDISGGYILDVKDFRTGEKGAVLNSIYRMTGRRFRLARTLLGKKDWDFFMLVEMGTDRVQHAFWRFFDREHPRYCPDTEFSDAILDYYRYLDREISGILDVVGDDVTFLVVSDHGAKRFEGGICVNEWLIANGYLRLKEYPARPTPFRELKVDWRHTTAWAESGFYGRVFLNVRGREPLGVVPAHDYHRTRNELARGLESITGPHGNKLDTTAFRPQEIYPEVRGIAPDLLVYFDDQRWRSIGSAGHRSFWTAENDNGSDDANHSQHGIFIMRDPIIKNHSGARDGLNIKDVAPTILAQMGVSAPAGMEGRQIN; encoded by the coding sequence ATGGTATATCCAAAAAAGAAAGTCGTGGTAATCGGACTCGACGGCGCGCCGCCGGAACTCATCTTCGACAGGTGGCTTGACGAACTTCCCACACTCAAGCGGCTCACGTCAAACGGCATATACGGCCGGCTGGAGAGTACCATCCCTTCCATCACGTGCCCGGCCTGGGCCTCTATGGTTACGGGCAGGAACCCGGGGCGGCTCGGCATCTACGGCTTCAGAAACCGCGTCCGGTACGATTACGGCGATATGTCATTCGTAGACTCCTCCTGGGTAAAAGAACAAAACGTATGGGACGTCCTGGCACGATGCGGGATGCGGTCCATACTCCTGGGCATCCCTCCCACATACCCGCCCAGGCCCGTAAACGGCCTGCTCGTCAGCTGCCTCCTGGCAGGTGACACCTCCGGCGCGTACACCTTCCCGGACGGGTTCAAAAAAGAGGTGGAAGATATTTCCGGCGGATACATCCTGGACGTCAAAGACTTCCGGACGGGCGAAAAGGGGGCCGTTCTCAATTCTATCTACCGGATGACGGGAAGACGCTTCAGACTTGCCCGAACCCTCTTGGGGAAAAAGGACTGGGACTTTTTCATGCTGGTGGAGATGGGGACGGACAGGGTGCAGCACGCCTTCTGGAGGTTTTTTGACCGTGAACATCCCAGATACTGCCCAGACACCGAATTCTCAGACGCCATCCTCGACTACTACAGATACCTCGACCGGGAGATAAGCGGGATACTGGACGTCGTGGGAGACGACGTGACCTTTCTGGTGGTCTCAGACCACGGGGCGAAGAGGTTTGAGGGCGGTATCTGTGTAAACGAGTGGCTGATAGCAAACGGCTACCTCCGGTTGAAGGAGTATCCGGCCAGACCCACGCCCTTCCGTGAGTTGAAGGTCGACTGGCGGCATACGACCGCCTGGGCGGAGAGCGGCTTCTACGGCCGGGTGTTCTTAAACGTCCGGGGACGCGAGCCGCTTGGCGTCGTGCCTGCCCACGACTATCACCGCACGAGAAACGAACTGGCCCGCGGCCTTGAGTCGATAACAGGTCCTCACGGCAACAAGCTGGACACAACCGCCTTCCGGCCCCAGGAAATTTATCCTGAGGTGCGCGGCATAGCCCCCGACCTGCTCGTATACTTTGACGACCAGCGCTGGAGGTCTATCGGGAGCGCCGGCCACCGCAGCTTCTGGACCGCGGAAAACGACAACGGCTCCGACGACGCCAACCACTCGCAGCACGGCATATTCATTATGCGCGACCCCATAATAAAAAACCATTCCGGCGCAAGGGACGGACTGAACATCAAAGACGTCGCCCCCACCATACTCGCGCAGATGGGCGTATCCGCGCCGGCCGGGATGGAAGGAAGACAAATCAACTAA
- a CDS encoding 4Fe-4S binding protein, translating into MVKKLLDIWHWEVNSQRARWIIQIAFFLLVLMISYKFYLFVEYCESGGTAEFVERPPGVEAFLPIGALMGIKYFMVTGHVDPIHPAGFVILSTILLSAFLFGRGFCSWMCPVGTVSEWLWRAGDKVLGRNFRLPTVLDWSLRSFKYLILFFFIYQIIIKLDSSFLADTFYQHVPYIRVADVQMMKFFMEIDRPTLIALGVLVGLSFLTRNFWCRYLCPYGAFLALLWYNNPLSVRVVRNDTCIDCGACSTACPVLLDVMRTDVVTSPECWHCYDCIKVCPVPGALEMKVAGRKWDVRYWVYAFVIIGFFVGMTSYAKYKGHWKTSVTTEEYIARVAELNDPKYEHKRGKFIVEDPASAPKF; encoded by the coding sequence TTGGTAAAAAAATTATTGGATATTTGGCACTGGGAAGTAAACTCCCAGAGGGCCAGGTGGATTATACAGATTGCCTTTTTCCTCCTGGTACTTATGATCAGCTATAAGTTTTATCTGTTCGTCGAGTACTGCGAGTCGGGCGGTACCGCCGAATTTGTGGAACGGCCGCCCGGTGTGGAGGCCTTCCTGCCCATAGGGGCACTTATGGGCATAAAATACTTCATGGTGACGGGTCACGTCGACCCCATCCACCCGGCGGGTTTTGTCATACTCTCCACCATACTCCTTTCGGCCTTCTTATTCGGGAGGGGGTTCTGCAGCTGGATGTGCCCTGTCGGGACCGTCTCTGAGTGGCTGTGGAGGGCTGGCGACAAAGTACTCGGCAGGAACTTTAGACTGCCCACCGTACTGGATTGGTCCCTAAGGAGCTTTAAGTATCTGATACTCTTTTTCTTCATCTATCAGATAATCATAAAACTGGACTCCAGCTTCCTGGCGGACACGTTCTACCAGCACGTGCCCTACATCCGGGTGGCGGACGTACAGATGATGAAGTTCTTTATGGAGATAGACAGACCTACCTTAATTGCGCTGGGCGTGCTGGTGGGGCTGTCATTTCTGACCAGGAATTTTTGGTGCCGTTACCTGTGTCCTTACGGCGCCTTTCTGGCCCTGTTGTGGTACAATAACCCGCTGAGCGTCAGGGTGGTCAGGAACGATACGTGTATAGACTGCGGCGCCTGCAGCACGGCATGCCCGGTGCTCCTGGACGTGATGCGTACCGACGTGGTGACGTCGCCGGAGTGCTGGCACTGCTATGACTGCATCAAGGTCTGCCCCGTGCCGGGTGCGCTTGAGATGAAAGTGGCCGGCAGGAAGTGGGACGTGCGCTACTGGGTATATGCCTTCGTCATAATCGGTTTCTTTGTCGGCATGACCTCGTACGCCAAGTATAAAGGCCACTGGAAGACAAGCGTGACCACTGAGGAATATATCGCGCGCGTTGCCGAGCTGAACGACCCGAAGTATGAACATAAGCGGGGGAAATTTATCGTAGAGGATCCGGCATCCGCTCCCAAATTTTAA
- a CDS encoding CPBP family intramembrane metalloprotease yields the protein MSTPDIMSRDRVCPWDVGDAIKVFAFYFLMMSLGSAILLFGFHKLFGQDPSAVFGENMVMLTLVLITNTLSCLYLLYIVRVRRAQPLAALGVSLLDWRKNLTWGLLRYAVVLPVILASGFLVELMTKNAGITPEHQAVVQRFLEERSYFGVAAILAFGILVGPVTEELLFRGFLQPALRDALGGVKAILLTSFLFALVHFNLYIFIQIFILGLLLGYLYEKTGTLAAPVAVHILHNSVSLCALLWIKQSEGLF from the coding sequence ATGAGCACACCTGACATAATGAGTAGAGACAGGGTCTGCCCCTGGGACGTGGGGGATGCCATAAAGGTCTTTGCGTTTTATTTCCTGATGATGAGCCTGGGCTCTGCGATATTGCTGTTCGGGTTTCACAAGTTGTTCGGTCAGGACCCCAGCGCGGTCTTTGGCGAGAACATGGTGATGTTGACGCTTGTCTTAATAACCAATACCCTCTCATGCCTCTACCTCTTATACATAGTAAGGGTTCGCCGGGCCCAACCGTTGGCAGCCCTGGGAGTCAGCCTGCTGGACTGGAGGAAAAACCTGACCTGGGGCCTCCTGAGGTACGCGGTCGTACTGCCGGTTATTCTCGCGTCAGGTTTTCTGGTGGAGCTTATGACAAAAAATGCGGGGATTACACCTGAACACCAGGCGGTTGTACAACGCTTTCTGGAGGAGAGGTCCTATTTCGGTGTGGCCGCCATCCTCGCCTTTGGGATACTGGTTGGTCCCGTGACGGAAGAACTGCTCTTCAGGGGTTTTCTACAGCCTGCCTTAAGGGACGCACTGGGTGGTGTAAAGGCCATCCTCCTCACCTCATTCCTCTTTGCCCTGGTACATTTTAATCTCTATATATTTATCCAGATATTCATCCTGGGCCTGCTTCTGGGGTACCTGTACGAAAAGACGGGAACGCTTGCGGCGCCCGTAGCGGTACACATACTGCACAACTCCGTGTCCCTGTGCGCCCTTCTCTGGATTAAACAGTCAGAGGGGTTGTTTTAA
- a CDS encoding AIR synthase family protein produces MGRQKNLPVGKLPSKLLGELLAQKSAGAGDSRVIIGPRVGEDAAVLDVGSPNTYLVAKTDPITFAAEQIGWYAVNINANDIATLGAVPRWFLATVFLPEGKSSEEMVRAIFDDIFRAAKDLGVTVCGGHTEITAGLERPVVVGQMLGEVEKDKLVRKTDIRAGDDIILTKGIAIEGTALLAREREKDLTGGYGKEFVERAKKFLNNPGISIVREATAAAATGRVHAMHDLTEGGLATGVIEMAGIAGLGATINKSSVHCYPETGAVCAHYGLDPMGMISSGALLIIQAPEDTEAVLDALRKEGVKAGVIGSLTGKDEGLKIVEDGTAKEFPAFEVDEIARLFEKEGMNPLPR; encoded by the coding sequence ATGGGGCGACAAAAAAACCTTCCTGTAGGGAAACTTCCCTCAAAACTCCTTGGAGAGCTTTTGGCCCAAAAAAGCGCAGGCGCCGGCGACTCCAGGGTTATTATAGGGCCCAGGGTGGGCGAGGACGCCGCCGTGCTTGACGTTGGGAGCCCAAATACCTATCTGGTGGCAAAGACCGACCCTATCACGTTTGCCGCCGAACAGATAGGCTGGTACGCGGTAAACATAAACGCCAACGACATCGCCACTCTGGGTGCGGTGCCCCGGTGGTTTCTGGCGACGGTATTCCTGCCGGAGGGGAAATCAAGCGAGGAGATGGTCAGGGCGATATTTGACGATATCTTCCGGGCCGCGAAAGACTTAGGGGTAACCGTCTGCGGCGGGCATACCGAGATAACCGCGGGACTTGAGCGGCCCGTGGTGGTCGGCCAGATGCTGGGCGAGGTGGAGAAAGACAAGCTGGTAAGAAAGACGGACATCAGGGCCGGCGATGATATTATACTGACAAAGGGCATCGCCATAGAGGGCACGGCTCTACTGGCCCGGGAGCGGGAAAAAGATTTAACCGGCGGTTACGGCAAGGAGTTTGTTGAACGCGCTAAAAAATTTCTCAATAATCCGGGGATTAGTATAGTGAGAGAGGCCACTGCCGCCGCAGCTACCGGCAGGGTGCACGCCATGCACGACCTCACGGAGGGCGGGCTGGCGACCGGGGTCATAGAGATGGCGGGCATAGCCGGACTTGGCGCCACTATCAATAAATCCAGCGTGCATTGCTATCCTGAGACTGGGGCGGTGTGCGCGCATTACGGACTTGACCCCATGGGCATGATATCCTCCGGCGCGCTTCTTATCATACAGGCACCTGAAGATACGGAAGCCGTACTCGATGCCCTGAGGAAGGAGGGCGTCAAGGCCGGCGTTATCGGCTCGCTCACCGGGAAAGACGAAGGGCTGAAGATAGTAGAGGACGGCACGGCAAAGGAATTCCCCGCCTTTGAGGTGGACGAGATTGCAAGACTGTTTGAGAAGGAAGGGATGAACCCGCTGCCCCGCTGA
- the cysC gene encoding adenylyl-sulfate kinase yields MAKGATVWFTGLPSSGKSTVAHNVEKLLREKGHKVEVFDGDVIRKNLCSDLGFSREDRDTNIKRIAFVCKLMTRNDVVAIAAAISPYRETRDYARSEVGKDFIEVYVRAPLSVCKDRDVKGLYKKALAGEIKGFTGIDDPYEEPLDPELILHTDKESVDESVQRVMGELEKRGYLS; encoded by the coding sequence GTGGCAAAGGGAGCTACAGTATGGTTTACGGGGCTGCCAAGCTCCGGGAAATCCACCGTCGCCCATAACGTGGAAAAACTTTTGCGGGAAAAAGGGCACAAGGTGGAGGTCTTTGACGGTGACGTAATCCGCAAGAATCTTTGCTCTGACCTCGGTTTTTCCAGGGAGGACAGGGACACCAACATAAAACGCATCGCCTTCGTGTGCAAGCTGATGACGCGTAACGACGTGGTGGCCATCGCCGCCGCTATTTCACCTTACAGGGAGACGCGCGACTACGCCCGCAGCGAGGTCGGCAAGGACTTTATCGAGGTCTACGTCAGGGCGCCGCTGTCGGTCTGCAAGGACCGCGACGTAAAGGGCCTGTACAAGAAGGCCCTGGCCGGAGAGATAAAGGGCTTTACCGGCATTGACGACCCCTACGAGGAACCGCTCGACCCGGAACTCATCCTGCACACGGACAAGGAGTCCGTGGACGAATCCGTACAGCGGGTAATGGGTGAGCTGGAGAAACGCGGTTATCTTTCGTAG
- a CDS encoding aminotransferase class V-fold PLP-dependent enzyme, with product MNIKQIRKEFPVTKKYTYLDNACIGPLSLRGASYMKALVEEMARHGGINEDRWAEDITKTRVLAARLINADPAEIAFTKNTSEGISFVANGLSWAIGDNVVITNVEFPANVYPWMNLRDRGVQIKLVKEDKKGRIPFGDIKKAVDSRTKVVSISFVEFSSGFRNNLRRIGRLCRDKDVVFVVDAIQGLGALALDVEKAGIDFMSVDGHKWLLSPEGVGVFYAREGLMEKLMVREVGWASVVNKEDYLDYDFTLRPDASRFECGSPNTLGLYGLMGSLELILEVGIKEIEAWILELTDHLVCGLKEKGYRVFSSRKSNDRSGIVSFGSERHNIEPVRNYLAEQEIIVSIRNGAIRVSPHFYNTHKEIDRLLKHLP from the coding sequence ATGAACATCAAACAAATCCGCAAAGAGTTTCCCGTAACGAAAAAATACACCTACCTTGATAACGCCTGTATAGGCCCGCTTTCCCTCCGCGGCGCGTCCTACATGAAGGCCCTTGTGGAGGAGATGGCAAGACACGGGGGCATCAATGAAGACAGGTGGGCGGAGGACATAACGAAGACGCGCGTCCTGGCGGCGAGGCTCATAAACGCCGACCCGGCTGAAATCGCCTTTACGAAGAACACCAGCGAGGGCATCTCCTTTGTCGCGAACGGTCTTAGCTGGGCCATAGGTGATAACGTGGTTATAACGAACGTGGAATTTCCCGCCAACGTGTATCCATGGATGAACCTCAGAGACAGGGGAGTGCAGATAAAATTAGTGAAAGAGGACAAGAAGGGCCGTATCCCTTTCGGGGATATCAAGAAGGCGGTTGATTCGAGGACAAAAGTCGTTTCGATAAGTTTCGTGGAATTTTCAAGCGGCTTCAGGAACAACCTCAGGCGTATCGGCAGGCTGTGCAGGGATAAGGACGTTGTGTTTGTGGTGGACGCCATACAGGGGCTTGGCGCCCTGGCCTTGGACGTTGAAAAGGCGGGCATAGACTTTATGTCGGTGGACGGGCACAAGTGGCTCCTGTCCCCCGAGGGTGTGGGAGTGTTTTATGCCCGGGAAGGGTTGATGGAAAAACTTATGGTGCGTGAGGTCGGCTGGGCAAGCGTTGTCAATAAAGAGGATTATCTCGACTATGATTTCACCCTGCGCCCGGACGCGTCGAGGTTTGAGTGCGGCTCGCCGAATACGCTGGGCCTTTACGGCCTCATGGGTTCGCTGGAACTCATACTTGAGGTGGGGATAAAGGAGATAGAGGCGTGGATACTTGAACTCACAGACCACCTGGTGTGCGGGCTCAAAGAGAAGGGCTACAGGGTCTTCAGTTCCCGCAAGAGCAATGACAGGTCCGGCATCGTTTCATTTGGTTCGGAACGGCATAACATAGAACCTGTACGTAATTACCTGGCAGAGCAGGAAATCATCGTAAGCATCAGGAACGGCGCCATCCGTGTATCGCCCCATTTCTACAACACCCACAAAGAGATAGACCGGCTGCTAAAACACCTCCCGTGA
- the tyrS gene encoding tyrosine--tRNA ligase, with product MAFRPAEEQLEIIRRGVVDIVREEELLEKLRGSRKEKRPLRVKLGLDPTAPDIHIGNAIPIHKLAAFQKLGHTAIFIIGDYTAMVGDPSGANKTRPILSREEVMANAKTYLEQAAKILDTDKAEVVYNSKWFEKMPFLEILNLASKITVARMMERDDFTQRYSSGVPISLHELLYPLMQGYDSIMVKSDVELGGTDQLFNLLVGRDLQRDWGFEPQVTVTMPLLEGTDGHKKMSKSLGNYIGITEEPTQMFGKAMSVRDDLMKKYFILATDLDENRIDDLLHHDVHPREAKAELGKEIVARYWDRKAAERASKEFDRVFKEHELPEDMPEVVLPEKELKNGKMWIVKLLVAGDFAKTNGEARRLVAQGGVTIDNKTCRDTNAEVDITPGMVIKVGKRRFARIGVED from the coding sequence ATGGCATTCAGACCCGCAGAAGAGCAGCTTGAGATAATCCGGAGGGGCGTCGTTGACATAGTGCGGGAAGAAGAGCTGCTTGAGAAATTGCGCGGGTCCCGGAAAGAAAAGAGACCGCTCAGGGTCAAACTTGGTCTTGACCCCACGGCGCCCGATATCCATATAGGCAACGCCATCCCCATCCACAAGCTCGCGGCATTTCAGAAGTTAGGCCACACGGCCATATTTATTATCGGTGATTACACAGCCATGGTAGGTGACCCCTCGGGGGCCAATAAGACAAGGCCGATACTGTCAAGAGAAGAGGTTATGGCCAACGCCAAAACCTATCTGGAACAGGCCGCCAAGATACTTGACACGGACAAGGCAGAGGTAGTGTACAACAGCAAGTGGTTTGAAAAGATGCCGTTCTTAGAGATACTCAACCTCGCCTCTAAGATTACGGTGGCCAGGATGATGGAGCGCGACGACTTCACCCAGCGCTACTCCTCCGGAGTACCCATCAGCCTGCACGAACTCCTCTATCCCCTCATGCAGGGCTACGACTCCATAATGGTAAAAAGCGACGTGGAGCTGGGAGGCACCGACCAGCTCTTTAACCTCCTTGTGGGCAGAGACCTGCAGAGGGACTGGGGATTTGAACCGCAGGTAACCGTGACCATGCCGCTCCTTGAGGGCACGGACGGGCATAAAAAAATGAGTAAGAGCCTGGGGAATTACATAGGTATAACCGAAGAACCCACCCAGATGTTCGGAAAGGCGATGTCCGTAAGGGACGACCTTATGAAGAAGTATTTCATACTGGCTACGGACCTGGACGAAAACCGGATAGATGACCTGCTCCACCACGACGTCCATCCGAGAGAGGCCAAGGCCGAACTTGGCAAGGAGATAGTCGCCAGGTACTGGGACAGGAAGGCGGCTGAACGGGCCTCGAAGGAGTTCGACCGGGTGTTTAAGGAACACGAGCTGCCCGAGGATATGCCTGAAGTCGTGCTCCCGGAGAAAGAACTCAAGAACGGCAAGATGTGGATTGTGAAGCTTCTGGTTGCCGGAGACTTTGCAAAGACCAACGGCGAGGCAAGGCGGCTGGTGGCCCAGGGCGGGGTTACCATCGACAACAAGACCTGTAGAGATACAAATGCGGAGGTAGACATAACCCCCGGCATGGTCATAAAGGTGGGCAAACGCCGCTTCGCCCGGATCGGTGTGGAAGATTAG